A region of Candidatus Megaera polyxenophila DNA encodes the following proteins:
- a CDS encoding integrase has product MTKKHIKNFSAEYKTKVVLELLESEVTISQLSKKYEITPKTIQNWKKHFLSNASMAFEPAKVVSEYKTEIEELKSQNDE; this is encoded by the coding sequence ATGACAAAAAAGCATATTAAAAATTTCAGTGCAGAATATAAAACTAAAGTAGTGTTGGAATTACTAGAATCGGAGGTAACTATATCTCAATTATCAAAGAAATATGAAATTACTCCAAAGACTATTCAAAATTGGAAGAAGCATTTTTTAAGTAATGCATCAATGGCTTTTGAGCCGGCAAAAGTAGTCAGTGAGTACAAAACAGAAATTGAGGAGTTAAAATCTCAAAATGATGAATAA